Proteins co-encoded in one uncultured Bacteroides sp. genomic window:
- a CDS encoding AAA family ATPase, translating into MKRLELQKLIIRNFGCFRNEFEVEFGPELTIVKGGNGQGKTTIYSAMSWLLFGKDAYNRSDFDIKHIENGQKLDKADVEVEGFFRIFHDDKPPESVNLKRVLHEIWIQKTDTYKGDETHYFWNDAPIQAGEYSDRIEKAIAPESHFRMMTNASYFLSMKPADQRDLLCKMGGVRTMQEIAEGNAGWNEWIKSLQGKDYEDWRNQTLAEKSRLKKEIDKIQPAIDAIEKLKPAARNWAELEEKQATLRKRISDIDSSLQSAASQYDSNLAKKRAIIEEKDKAVQRISAIHNEINDKKDTERRRIEENTRLQNKDREDLLKSINSKTGEIKSLELSRESFNIKRTRLNGELEDLFKKYGEKQKETFVFNAERPMCPLLQGHECVDQAMKDQIADNREKAERDFNANKAKNLDSILTEGKAKQAEFDLSKENEEAITNKVINLQKEIDILQAQLSNTPIIKSDTVIEEDTIQGIRELKNEKAEKMRFVSQKTEEIDNFNAETTTETGELKKQKSELQDQLTLIVQQLTDKKRIQETENEISKLRENAKKLGQQLTDLDNAEFIGNEINRATIEDATERVNKLFQVTNWVMFEQYKNGSWKDCCKPEYVSGVSKSTNTGALINIGLDICNVISKYEGISVPTFIDGSESVNETIPMEGQIIKNYVAPKGTPLTVEIIK; encoded by the coding sequence ATGAAAAGATTAGAATTGCAAAAACTTATTATCCGAAACTTCGGATGCTTCAGAAACGAATTTGAAGTTGAGTTCGGGCCTGAACTTACCATTGTAAAGGGAGGTAACGGACAAGGTAAAACAACCATTTACAGCGCCATGTCCTGGCTCCTATTTGGCAAAGACGCTTATAACCGTTCAGACTTTGATATTAAACACATCGAGAACGGACAGAAGCTAGACAAAGCCGATGTTGAAGTAGAAGGTTTCTTTAGAATCTTCCACGACGACAAACCTCCTGAAAGCGTAAATTTAAAGCGAGTACTTCATGAAATCTGGATACAGAAAACGGATACGTATAAAGGTGACGAGACGCATTACTTCTGGAACGATGCTCCTATACAAGCAGGAGAATATAGCGACAGAATAGAGAAAGCGATCGCTCCGGAGTCACACTTCAGAATGATGACAAACGCTTCTTATTTCTTAAGTATGAAACCTGCGGATCAACGCGATCTTCTTTGCAAAATGGGAGGAGTCAGAACCATGCAAGAAATCGCAGAAGGAAACGCAGGATGGAACGAATGGATTAAAAGCCTTCAAGGTAAAGACTATGAAGATTGGAGGAACCAAACGTTAGCCGAAAAATCAAGGCTAAAAAAAGAGATCGATAAAATACAGCCAGCCATTGACGCTATAGAAAAGCTTAAACCTGCTGCTCGAAATTGGGCCGAGCTAGAAGAAAAACAAGCCACTTTAAGAAAAAGAATTTCTGACATTGACTCAAGCCTTCAATCTGCGGCCTCTCAATATGACAGCAACCTAGCCAAAAAGCGAGCAATCATTGAAGAGAAAGATAAAGCGGTCCAAAGAATAAGTGCCATCCACAACGAGATAAATGACAAGAAGGACACCGAACGAAGAAGAATAGAAGAAAATACAAGGCTTCAAAATAAAGACAGAGAGGACCTTCTAAAGTCTATCAATTCCAAGACCGGTGAGATTAAATCATTAGAACTTTCACGAGAGAGCTTTAATATTAAGCGCACAAGGCTTAATGGAGAACTAGAAGACCTCTTTAAAAAGTACGGAGAAAAGCAAAAGGAAACTTTTGTATTCAACGCTGAACGTCCGATGTGCCCGCTACTACAAGGACATGAGTGTGTGGACCAAGCTATGAAAGACCAAATAGCAGACAATAGAGAGAAAGCGGAACGAGATTTTAACGCTAATAAAGCAAAGAACCTTGATTCTATCTTAACAGAAGGAAAAGCTAAACAGGCCGAATTTGACTTAAGCAAAGAAAACGAGGAGGCAATCACCAATAAGGTTATAAACCTTCAAAAAGAGATAGATATCCTGCAGGCTCAATTGTCAAATACACCGATTATAAAATCAGACACAGTCATTGAGGAAGATACCATTCAGGGAATTAGAGAGTTGAAAAACGAGAAGGCAGAAAAAATGAGATTTGTTTCTCAAAAGACTGAAGAGATAGACAACTTCAATGCCGAAACGACTACTGAAACAGGAGAGCTTAAAAAACAAAAATCTGAATTACAGGACCAGCTTACATTGATTGTTCAACAACTAACCGATAAAAAGAGAATCCAGGAAACAGAAAATGAGATATCCAAGCTTAGAGAAAATGCTAAGAAGCTAGGGCAACAGCTCACGGACCTTGACAATGCCGAGTTCATAGGAAATGAAATAAACCGAGCAACCATTGAGGACGCAACAGAAAGAGTCAACAAGCTCTTCCAGGTAACCAACTGGGTGATGTTCGAACAATACAAGAATGGAAGCTGGAAAGATTGCTGCAAGCCTGAATATGTCAGCGGAGTAAGCAAGAGCACTAACACTGGAGCTTTAATTAACATCGGCCTTGACATTTGCAACGTGATCAGCAAGTACGAAGGAATCAGCGTACCGACATTCATAGACGGAAGCGAATCGGTTAATGAGACTATCCCGATGGAGGGACAAATTATCAAGAATTACGTAGCGCCGAAGGGAACTCCCCTAACGGTAGAAATTATTAAATAA
- a CDS encoding MBL fold metallo-hydrolase has product MKLRIFGSSSKGNGYAIQAQDGKVLLLEAGVPAAELLRIYNPDQIEGCLISHEHGDHMGRIKDYLQKGIKCVINDSTSQKVIQSLDQYKWSTKMINPKKMLAEGLGKFTFKPFELFHDVPCSGFLILHDELKMPLLFATDTDHIPYTFTDAGTVMIEADYGERKMQENEQSGHLHPGLARRIRESHMSLEKTIKFIKAQTDISKVERIILIHLSESNSDQKEFRDTMQEATGIITYIATPGMEIEIGKNRF; this is encoded by the coding sequence ATGAAACTAAGAATATTCGGATCATCAAGTAAAGGAAACGGATATGCCATACAAGCACAAGACGGTAAAGTACTCCTCCTAGAAGCAGGAGTACCAGCCGCCGAGCTTTTACGGATATACAATCCTGATCAAATAGAAGGATGCCTTATCAGCCACGAACATGGAGATCACATGGGAAGGATTAAGGATTACCTACAGAAGGGAATTAAATGCGTGATTAACGATTCTACAAGCCAGAAAGTAATCCAATCATTAGACCAATATAAATGGAGCACTAAGATGATTAACCCTAAAAAAATGCTTGCTGAAGGACTCGGGAAATTCACTTTTAAACCTTTTGAGCTATTCCATGACGTGCCATGTAGCGGATTCTTGATATTGCATGATGAGCTGAAAATGCCTCTTTTATTCGCAACAGATACCGATCATATACCTTACACATTTACCGATGCAGGAACCGTTATGATCGAGGCCGACTATGGAGAAAGGAAGATGCAAGAGAACGAACAAAGCGGACACCTTCACCCCGGATTAGCCAGGAGAATAAGAGAATCGCACATGAGCTTAGAGAAGACCATTAAATTCATAAAGGCCCAAACGGACATTTCTAAAGTCGAAAGAATCATTCTGATACACTTATCAGAGAGCAACAGCGACCAGAAAGAGTTCAGAGATACAATGCAAGAGGCAACAGGTATAATTACATACATAGCTACCCCAGGCATGGAAATAGAAATAGGAAAAAACAGATTTTAA
- a CDS encoding DUF3127 domain-containing protein, translated as MEISGKIIDVLPVQSGAGRNGTEWKKQEYVIETSDQYPKKCCFSLWGDKIDQCGIQLGQDLDVSFDIDCREWNGKWFNDIRAYKVVQRNVHNYERHTQQQPPTQKDSQPTPPTNMFENPPNDDLPF; from the coding sequence ATGGAGATAAGCGGAAAAATAATAGATGTCCTTCCTGTTCAAAGTGGAGCAGGGAGGAATGGTACCGAATGGAAGAAGCAGGAATATGTCATTGAAACATCGGATCAATATCCGAAAAAATGCTGCTTTTCACTCTGGGGAGATAAAATAGATCAATGCGGCATACAACTCGGACAGGATTTAGATGTAAGCTTTGATATAGATTGCCGAGAATGGAATGGAAAGTGGTTTAATGACATTCGCGCATACAAGGTTGTGCAACGCAACGTCCATAACTATGAGAGACACACCCAACAACAACCTCCTACTCAAAAGGATTCACAGCCCACTCCACCCACAAATATGTTTGAGAATCCACCCAACGATGATCTCCCATTTTAA
- a CDS encoding DUF4373 domain-containing protein encodes MARPQKNNADYFSHDSDMRNDIKIKAVRNKFGVTGYTVWCMMLEYLTSCSDNVMPDDEITIELISGDFGVSVTEIKDVLNYCYLLGLLIHENNLIFSAKLKERLAPIYEKRAKAKEYAERQSRNNGKFDIKSTVQTEVSVTETPQSKVNKSKVNKSNIEKDIVAAKAAALSRRDNFYNSLVPFTEKYSKDMIRSFFDYWSELDRTERKMRFEKQTTWELGKRLATWFKKEPFHGNTKHTPIASDGSSVAGKAALERTNAETNGLKELINSVTIG; translated from the coding sequence ATGGCAAGGCCTCAAAAAAATAATGCAGATTATTTCTCACATGATTCAGATATGAGAAATGACATTAAAATAAAAGCTGTTAGAAATAAATTCGGAGTTACTGGATATACCGTATGGTGTATGATGCTTGAATATTTAACGTCTTGTAGCGACAATGTTATGCCGGATGATGAGATAACAATAGAACTAATATCCGGAGACTTCGGAGTTTCTGTAACAGAAATAAAGGACGTGCTGAATTACTGCTACTTATTGGGACTACTAATACACGAAAACAATCTTATTTTTTCTGCAAAACTTAAAGAAAGACTTGCTCCGATCTATGAAAAAAGGGCAAAAGCAAAGGAATATGCAGAGCGTCAAAGCCGCAATAACGGTAAATTTGATATTAAAAGTACCGTTCAAACGGAAGTTTCTGTCACAGAAACACCGCAAAGTAAAGTAAATAAAAGTAAAGTAAATAAAAGTAATATAGAAAAAGATATAGTTGCAGCTAAAGCTGCCGCGCTCTCAAGAAGAGATAACTTTTATAATTCTCTTGTCCCATTTACTGAAAAATATTCTAAGGACATGATCAGATCCTTTTTTGATTATTGGTCAGAACTTGATCGGACAGAACGCAAAATGAGATTTGAAAAACAAACAACCTGGGAACTTGGAAAGAGACTAGCAACCTGGTTTAAAAAAGAACCATTCCATGGAAATACAAAACACACTCCTATCGCCAGCGATGGTAGTTCAGTCGCAGGCAAGGCAGCACTCGAAAGAACTAACGCAGAAACAAACGGACTTAAAGAACTCATTAACAGCGTCACAATTGGTTGA
- a CDS encoding DUF4406 domain-containing protein, whose protein sequence is MSEPRRIYISTPITGLPLEEIDKNIKRAKLAIIAKGDIPVSPLEITKDSPHNATIGHYMGKDIEHLIDNCEGAYFTRKWKESKGCNVEYITAKVYEKEIQFE, encoded by the coding sequence ATGAGCGAGCCAAGAAGGATATACATAAGTACGCCAATTACTGGCCTGCCATTAGAGGAGATCGATAAGAATATCAAGAGAGCTAAATTAGCAATCATCGCGAAGGGAGATATACCGGTCTCCCCTCTTGAAATTACGAAAGATTCTCCGCATAATGCCACGATAGGTCACTATATGGGTAAAGATATAGAGCATCTTATCGATAACTGCGAGGGCGCATACTTTACCAGGAAGTGGAAGGAATCAAAAGGATGCAACGTTGAATACATTACGGCTAAAGTTTATGAAAAAGAAATTCAATTTGAATGA
- a CDS encoding DNA modification methylase, whose product MGYQVRNLSELKKLPGNPRIIRDSQFKILCQSIRDNKDYFEARPIILSDRTGELIIIAGNQRYEAAKSIGMKQVPTFLIEGLTEEREKELVIRDNVQNGEWDFDALANGQWGDIAQLSEWGVDIDIDLTPEDEEAEEDNYDVEDGLAAVGEPKSKLGDIYQLGNHRLICGDSTKKEHIAALMGGEAVDLLITDPPYNVNYEASNGKKIQNDNMSDSNFKQFLIDAFEASNMAMKPGAAFYIWHADSEGYNFRAASQEAGWKVRQCLIWNKNSLVLGRQDYQWKHEPCLYGWKDGAAHYFIDDRSQTTVIEDKVDLDKLSKAELKSMIKDMLQGDVPTTIIEENKPARNAEHPTMKPIKLLARIMKNSSKKGQNVLDTFGGSGSTLITSEQLGRHCFMSEFDPKYVDVIINRWEQLTGGAAELIGNFLEVGKSTC is encoded by the coding sequence ATGGGATATCAAGTTAGAAATTTGAGTGAACTTAAAAAGCTCCCGGGTAATCCAAGAATTATCCGGGACTCTCAGTTTAAAATACTGTGCCAAAGTATACGCGATAATAAAGATTACTTCGAAGCGCGACCAATCATATTGAGCGATCGTACAGGTGAGCTTATTATCATTGCCGGCAATCAAAGGTATGAAGCAGCAAAGAGTATCGGCATGAAGCAGGTACCTACATTCCTCATTGAAGGATTAACCGAAGAACGCGAGAAAGAACTCGTGATAAGAGATAACGTCCAGAATGGAGAATGGGACTTTGATGCACTGGCCAATGGTCAATGGGGAGATATCGCCCAACTAAGTGAATGGGGTGTAGATATTGACATCGACCTTACACCTGAAGATGAAGAAGCAGAAGAAGACAACTATGATGTAGAAGATGGGCTGGCCGCTGTTGGCGAACCAAAATCCAAGCTCGGAGATATCTACCAGTTAGGCAACCATCGCCTCATATGCGGTGACTCGACGAAAAAAGAACATATCGCAGCTCTTATGGGTGGAGAAGCGGTCGACTTGCTTATTACCGATCCACCCTACAATGTCAACTACGAAGCTAGCAACGGCAAAAAGATTCAGAACGATAACATGAGCGACTCGAACTTTAAACAGTTCCTGATTGATGCCTTCGAAGCATCTAACATGGCGATGAAGCCAGGAGCCGCTTTCTACATTTGGCATGCAGATTCTGAAGGCTATAATTTCAGAGCAGCATCCCAGGAAGCAGGATGGAAAGTAAGGCAATGCCTTATCTGGAACAAGAATAGCCTTGTACTCGGAAGGCAAGATTACCAATGGAAACACGAACCATGCTTATACGGATGGAAGGACGGAGCTGCTCACTACTTTATCGATGATAGAAGCCAGACCACAGTCATAGAAGATAAAGTGGACCTAGACAAACTAAGCAAGGCCGAACTTAAATCTATGATAAAAGATATGCTTCAGGGAGACGTACCAACAACCATCATCGAAGAGAACAAACCAGCAAGGAACGCAGAGCATCCAACAATGAAGCCGATTAAACTGCTGGCAAGGATTATGAAGAATAGCAGCAAGAAAGGACAGAACGTACTGGATACATTCGGAGGAAGCGGATCAACGCTTATCACATCCGAACAATTAGGACGTCACTGCTTTATGTCCGAGTTCGATCCAAAGTATGTAGATGTTATCATTAACAGATGGGAACAGCTGACCGGAGGAGCAGCCGAACTGATAGGTAACTTTTTAGAAGTTGGAAAATCAACATGCTAA
- a CDS encoding PBSX family phage terminase large subunit: MKIQTTKVYTEIDRAVKKGYKIISLQGSARSSKTYNTLIWLIIYCLQHPGTRLAIVRATLPALKGSVFVDFKEIMLKMGVWEEKKCYNKTEMIYTMPNGSTVEFFSIDSEQKLRGRKRDILYVNEANEILYLEWTQLIMRTTRFAIVDYNPSFSEDHWIYAILNKEAKTYHCLTTYKDNPFLEETIIEEIESLQHKNKSLWQIYGLGQMAVIEGLVFPEVTVIDKIPYQVKHRWKGMDFGYTNDPTAIVEVGVMDQSIYIDEICYKTHMLSGHIIKELRDNNPEQPVISESADPRLIDELYLGGINVYPVEKYPGSVKAGIMKMQEYHIYVTKNSINVLKEFRNYTYIQDKEGKWLNEPIDCWNHAIDAIRYVVLMEILGQGKPNKDSLKKLMQDVY; this comes from the coding sequence ATGAAGATACAAACGACAAAGGTATATACCGAGATAGACCGTGCAGTTAAGAAAGGATATAAGATCATTTCATTGCAAGGGAGCGCTCGTAGCTCGAAGACGTATAACACGCTTATCTGGCTGATTATATACTGTTTGCAACACCCCGGAACAAGACTAGCAATCGTCAGAGCAACGCTTCCGGCACTTAAAGGTTCCGTCTTTGTCGATTTTAAAGAGATCATGCTTAAGATGGGCGTATGGGAAGAGAAGAAGTGTTACAACAAAACAGAGATGATCTATACCATGCCGAACGGATCGACAGTCGAGTTCTTCTCCATCGACTCGGAGCAGAAGCTTAGAGGTAGAAAGAGGGATATCCTATATGTCAATGAGGCCAATGAAATATTATACCTTGAATGGACACAGCTGATAATGCGTACTACGCGATTTGCGATAGTCGATTATAACCCTTCATTCTCAGAGGACCACTGGATATATGCAATCCTGAATAAGGAGGCCAAAACATACCACTGCCTGACAACATATAAAGATAACCCTTTCCTTGAAGAGACGATCATTGAGGAAATCGAATCGCTCCAGCATAAGAACAAAAGCCTTTGGCAGATTTACGGCCTTGGGCAAATGGCGGTCATTGAAGGTCTTGTTTTTCCTGAAGTTACGGTTATCGATAAGATACCTTATCAGGTTAAACACAGATGGAAAGGCATGGACTTTGGGTATACCAACGATCCAACGGCAATAGTCGAGGTTGGAGTAATGGACCAAAGCATCTACATCGATGAGATATGCTACAAGACACATATGCTGTCAGGGCATATTATCAAAGAGCTGAGAGATAACAATCCGGAACAGCCGGTTATCTCAGAGAGTGCCGATCCCCGATTGATCGACGAGTTATACCTTGGAGGAATCAATGTCTATCCGGTCGAGAAGTACCCAGGAAGTGTCAAGGCTGGTATAATGAAGATGCAGGAATATCACATATACGTAACGAAGAACAGCATCAATGTGCTGAAGGAATTCAGGAACTATACGTACATACAAGACAAGGAAGGCAAATGGCTGAATGAACCGATCGACTGCTGGAACCATGCTATAGATGCAATCAGGTATGTCGTCCTAATGGAGATACTCGGACAAGGAAAGCCGAATAAAGATAGTTTAAAGAAATTAATGCAAGACGTTTATTAA
- a CDS encoding phage portal protein — protein sequence MTPTESINQDKSAIDQILNLEERDATQIMADLKKKTITILPWSGTLEKEYNPKLHPVMTDKTYLDKVRPNGAGIDKACRITLDLQRLATKRMTEMMFAIPVNREYNIKREDQKGQDIKAVIESIYEKIGIDSLNIERGNKVFSSCECFTLMYLVEKPTKYGDHKSKYKLKCKTYSPKDGDSLYPLFDEYDDMIAMSIAYTRTEGTKTINYFDTYTDKRHIRWTDSGASGVYEVDTDETIELAKIPGTYIYRPTPIWEDRSDNIFEMEWTLSRNGNYLKKNSKPVFAIFTNKDVKVGQEKDADNEWRTVQQYPENGKAQYITWEQAIETLKFHIQTIRQDFFTSLQLPDLSYENMKTTPMSGESRKQLFVDCKLKVGDEKGSWIKALSREFNIIKAYIPLMFPEIKEADVEDVIAKQVVTAYTIGDETEKLDNIVKKTGGKQIQSRRAAMEEAGIKDVEEQMKEIDEEDQQESQKMNVAFNEPTA from the coding sequence ATGACACCTACAGAATCAATCAACCAGGACAAGAGCGCAATAGACCAGATTTTAAATCTGGAAGAACGCGATGCTACCCAGATCATGGCCGACCTAAAGAAGAAGACAATAACCATACTCCCATGGTCCGGAACGCTGGAAAAAGAATACAACCCCAAGTTGCATCCGGTAATGACCGATAAGACTTACCTAGATAAGGTGCGCCCAAATGGAGCCGGCATAGATAAAGCATGCCGCATTACATTAGACCTTCAAAGGCTTGCAACCAAACGTATGACCGAAATGATGTTTGCCATTCCCGTGAACCGAGAATATAATATTAAGAGAGAAGACCAGAAGGGACAAGACATCAAAGCCGTTATAGAATCAATCTACGAGAAGATAGGTATTGATTCTCTGAATATCGAGAGAGGAAACAAAGTATTCTCCAGTTGCGAGTGCTTCACGCTTATGTATCTGGTTGAGAAGCCAACAAAATATGGTGATCATAAATCAAAATACAAACTCAAATGCAAAACGTATTCTCCGAAAGATGGTGATTCGCTTTATCCGTTGTTCGATGAGTACGATGATATGATTGCAATGAGCATCGCATATACCAGGACAGAAGGTACAAAGACTATTAACTACTTCGATACATACACAGATAAAAGACATATCAGATGGACCGACTCCGGAGCATCAGGAGTATATGAAGTAGACACAGATGAAACCATTGAGCTGGCAAAGATACCAGGAACATATATCTATCGACCAACACCAATATGGGAAGACAGGAGCGATAATATCTTTGAAATGGAATGGACGCTAAGCCGGAACGGAAACTACCTTAAGAAGAACAGCAAACCAGTCTTTGCCATCTTCACGAACAAAGATGTGAAGGTCGGCCAAGAGAAAGACGCTGACAATGAATGGCGAACGGTACAGCAATACCCAGAGAATGGGAAGGCCCAATACATCACATGGGAACAGGCTATCGAGACTTTGAAATTCCACATCCAAACTATCAGGCAGGACTTCTTCACCTCACTGCAACTTCCGGACTTATCGTACGAGAACATGAAGACAACTCCGATGTCCGGAGAAAGCAGGAAGCAACTTTTTGTTGATTGTAAATTAAAGGTTGGGGATGAAAAAGGCTCTTGGATTAAAGCATTATCGCGAGAGTTCAACATCATTAAAGCCTATATCCCTTTGATGTTCCCAGAAATCAAAGAAGCAGACGTCGAAGATGTCATTGCTAAACAAGTAGTAACTGCGTATACAATTGGAGACGAGACAGAGAAACTAGATAACATCGTTAAGAAGACAGGTGGAAAACAAATCCAGTCAAGAAGAGCAGCGATGGAGGAAGCCGGCATCAAAGATGTTGAAGAACAAATGAAAGAAATAGATGAAGAAGACCAGCAGGAAAGCCAGAAAATGAATGTGGCATTCAATGAGCCAACAGCATAA
- a CDS encoding major capsid protein — MNAPVFNVTQTDLEVEVNSYKPGNGLIWPVLFPLKYTSKMTLDGISGEDGIPVTADRVAFNTKSPKKTRKTVGSWHGRLGKISISRDKDENDINDYNEQSAIAQSGLIQDKAAAQYLVDMVYDDVKFCSDGMDYRVELDALRIGSSGMQVTKEEIDGDTATDDVINFNIPTENYKGVTAIAGTANADTIKDIAAAQKAISKKGLKKPMFAIVETETMELILSEASLAKKVASTILSIAGLEQANEISVGVVNAYMQKHGYPQFVVIDSYATVEHKDGTKETLKPWNANVITLSPTVQLGWTYYKPVPMVKDTAALQAQGSYFKTTIYSEVNPMLETTMAEAYIQPALINRASLVFINAKKTTWNNGEV; from the coding sequence ATGAATGCGCCAGTATTTAATGTAACACAGACCGACTTAGAAGTCGAGGTTAACAGTTACAAACCGGGGAACGGCCTAATCTGGCCGGTTTTATTCCCATTGAAATATACGTCTAAAATGACGTTGGATGGAATCTCCGGAGAAGATGGAATTCCAGTTACTGCCGACCGTGTAGCTTTCAATACGAAGTCTCCAAAGAAGACACGTAAGACAGTCGGATCTTGGCATGGTAGACTCGGTAAGATTTCAATCTCCCGAGACAAAGATGAAAACGATATCAACGATTACAACGAACAGTCTGCAATCGCTCAGAGTGGATTAATCCAGGACAAAGCAGCAGCTCAGTACTTGGTTGACATGGTCTATGATGATGTTAAGTTCTGTTCTGATGGTATGGATTATCGTGTAGAACTTGATGCACTGAGAATCGGTTCATCCGGTATGCAGGTTACTAAGGAAGAAATCGACGGTGACACAGCAACCGACGACGTGATCAACTTCAATATTCCAACAGAGAACTACAAAGGAGTAACTGCAATAGCAGGAACAGCCAATGCAGATACTATCAAGGATATTGCTGCAGCTCAGAAAGCTATTAGCAAGAAGGGCCTGAAAAAGCCAATGTTCGCGATCGTTGAGACTGAGACCATGGAGCTAATCCTTAGTGAGGCTTCACTTGCTAAGAAAGTAGCAAGTACTATCCTATCCATCGCAGGATTGGAGCAAGCAAATGAGATCAGCGTTGGTGTGGTTAATGCATATATGCAGAAACACGGTTATCCTCAATTTGTAGTAATTGACTCTTACGCAACAGTAGAGCATAAGGATGGCACAAAAGAGACACTGAAACCTTGGAATGCAAATGTTATCACATTGTCTCCAACTGTTCAATTAGGATGGACTTATTACAAGCCAGTGCCAATGGTTAAAGATACTGCAGCATTGCAGGCTCAAGGTTCTTACTTTAAGACAACCATCTATTCTGAAGTCAACCCAATGTTGGAAACAACTATGGCAGAGGCTTATATTCAGCCGGCTCTTATCAACAGAGCATCGCTTGTATTTATCAATGCTAAAAAGACCACTTGGAATAACGGTGAGGTTTAA